The following are encoded in a window of Tessaracoccus flavescens genomic DNA:
- a CDS encoding RNA degradosome polyphosphate kinase, whose translation MSETPLPADRYLDRELSWLAFNDRVLDQARDGDRVPLIERAKFLAIFSSNLDEFFMVRVAGLKRRIAAGVAVPTPAGKMPGELHNELLDRVAELVAEQSRVFSEDVRPALAAEGIEILGWDQLTAAEKDRMRAMFAERIFPVLTPLAVDPSHPFPYISGLSLSLAVLLRNPATGAKQFARVKVPPLLSRFVKLAEGRYLPLEEIISRHLGQLFTGMQVQSYTSFRVTRNEDIEVEEDDAENLLFALERELLRRKVGRPPVRLEVEDSIDEEMLDMLMAELDVTESEVFRLPAPLDLTGLFALGDSKREDLKYPNFLPITHPDLAQVESARPADMFKALKLRDVLVQHPYDSFATSVQRFIEQAAADPAVLAIKQTLYRTSGDSPIVDALIEAAQAGKQVLAIVEIKARFDEQNNIGWARKLEKYGVHVVYGMVGLKTHCKLSLVVREEADGLRRYAHIGTGNYNPKTARMYEDMGLLTSNPIITDDVARLFNHLSGMTQETHYRRLLVAPHGIRKGLIDYINGEIANHQAGKPSGIRIKVNSVVDEAIIDALYRASQAGVPVDMWIRGICTIRPGVEGLSENIRVRSILGRFLEHSRIFWFAGGGKPIVGIGSADMMHRNLDRRVEAIVSLSNPAHIRQIEELFDRAFSPETVHWELRDSVWTAHTTDEEGKLLTDLQDTLIQQAAARRSSR comes from the coding sequence GTGAGCGAGACGCCGCTGCCGGCCGACCGGTATCTCGACCGCGAGCTCTCCTGGCTCGCGTTCAACGACCGGGTGCTCGACCAGGCCCGCGACGGCGACCGGGTGCCGCTCATCGAGCGGGCCAAGTTCCTGGCGATCTTCTCCTCGAATTTGGACGAGTTCTTCATGGTTCGCGTCGCCGGGCTGAAACGCCGCATCGCCGCCGGTGTCGCCGTCCCCACCCCTGCGGGAAAGATGCCGGGCGAGCTGCACAACGAACTGCTCGACCGGGTCGCTGAGCTCGTCGCCGAGCAGTCGCGCGTGTTCAGCGAAGACGTCCGGCCCGCGCTGGCCGCCGAGGGCATCGAGATCCTCGGCTGGGACCAGCTCACCGCAGCCGAGAAGGACCGGATGCGCGCGATGTTCGCCGAGCGGATCTTCCCGGTCCTGACCCCGCTCGCGGTCGACCCTTCGCACCCGTTCCCCTACATCTCAGGCCTCTCGCTCAGCCTCGCCGTGCTGCTGCGTAATCCCGCCACCGGCGCCAAGCAGTTCGCCCGGGTGAAGGTGCCGCCGCTGCTTTCGCGCTTCGTGAAGCTCGCCGAGGGCCGCTACCTTCCGCTGGAGGAGATCATCTCGAGGCATCTCGGGCAGCTCTTCACCGGCATGCAGGTGCAGTCCTACACGTCGTTCCGGGTGACCAGGAACGAGGACATCGAGGTCGAGGAGGACGATGCGGAGAACCTCCTGTTCGCCCTCGAGCGCGAGCTGCTGCGCCGCAAGGTCGGCCGCCCTCCGGTGCGCCTCGAGGTCGAGGACAGCATCGACGAGGAGATGCTCGACATGCTGATGGCTGAGCTCGACGTCACCGAGAGCGAGGTCTTCCGGCTTCCGGCGCCCCTCGATCTGACCGGGCTGTTCGCGCTCGGCGACTCGAAGCGCGAGGACCTGAAGTACCCGAACTTCCTGCCCATCACCCATCCCGACCTCGCCCAGGTCGAGAGCGCCCGCCCGGCAGACATGTTCAAGGCGCTGAAGCTGCGCGACGTGCTCGTCCAGCACCCGTACGACTCGTTCGCCACGTCGGTGCAGCGCTTCATCGAGCAGGCCGCCGCCGACCCGGCCGTCCTCGCGATCAAGCAGACCCTGTACCGGACCTCTGGTGACTCCCCCATCGTCGACGCCCTGATCGAGGCCGCCCAGGCAGGCAAACAGGTGCTGGCCATCGTCGAGATCAAGGCCCGCTTCGACGAGCAGAACAACATCGGCTGGGCGCGGAAGCTGGAGAAGTACGGCGTCCACGTCGTCTACGGCATGGTCGGCCTCAAGACCCACTGCAAGCTTTCTCTCGTGGTGCGTGAGGAGGCAGACGGGCTCCGTCGCTACGCCCACATCGGCACCGGCAACTACAACCCGAAGACCGCGCGCATGTACGAGGACATGGGCCTGCTGACGTCGAACCCGATCATCACCGACGACGTCGCGCGCCTGTTCAACCACCTCTCCGGCATGACCCAGGAGACGCACTACCGCCGGCTGCTCGTCGCGCCGCACGGCATCCGCAAGGGGCTGATCGACTACATCAACGGGGAGATCGCCAACCACCAGGCTGGCAAGCCGTCGGGGATCAGGATCAAGGTCAACTCCGTGGTCGACGAGGCCATCATCGACGCGCTGTACCGAGCCTCGCAGGCCGGGGTGCCCGTCGACATGTGGATCCGCGGCATCTGCACCATCCGGCCAGGCGTCGAGGGCCTGAGCGAGAACATCAGGGTGCGCTCCATCCTCGGCCGCTTCCTCGAGCACTCTCGGATCTTCTGGTTCGCGGGCGGCGGCAAGCCGATCGTCGGGATCGGGTCGGCCGACATGATGCACCGCAACCTCGACCGTCGCGTCGAGGCGATCGTCTCGCTGTCCAACCCGGCCCACATCCGCCAGATCGAAGAACTCTTCGATCGCGCGTTCTCCCCGGAGACCGTGCACTGGGAACTGCGTGACTCCGTCTGGACGGCGCACACGACCGACGAGGAAGGCAAGCTGCTGACCGATCTGCAGGACACCCTCATCCAGCAGGCCGCGGCACGTCGATCGTCACGATGA
- the mshD gene encoding mycothiol synthase codes for MLVNLSTLTPTMQDALRRLVAAIRDHDGIPPINESGSLGIDGVREADFFFMGRRCDPFGFVLCDERDGTLQVGVHPDHRRKGVGTELLTEALSSYPDFTAWAFGTLPGADELAARVRMEPVRQLLRMERPLAPAGQAPAEAEGYEIVTYDPADREAIVALNAAAFSHHPEQGRLTVAEFEDLTRQDWFDPAGLFVARRDGEVAGFHWTKQHGDGLGEVYVIAVAPEHEGRGLGRVLLQRGLDHLAGSGDERVQLYVEADQERVVRMYERAGFTVGQVDTSYRRKG; via the coding sequence GTGCTGGTTAATCTGTCGACGCTCACCCCCACCATGCAGGACGCTCTGCGGCGGTTGGTGGCCGCCATCCGCGACCATGACGGGATCCCACCCATCAACGAGTCCGGATCGCTCGGGATCGACGGCGTCAGGGAGGCCGACTTCTTCTTCATGGGGCGCCGCTGCGACCCGTTCGGGTTCGTCTTGTGCGACGAGCGCGACGGGACCCTCCAGGTGGGCGTGCACCCCGACCACCGCAGGAAGGGGGTCGGCACGGAACTGCTGACCGAGGCGTTGTCGTCCTACCCTGATTTCACCGCGTGGGCGTTCGGAACGCTGCCCGGGGCCGACGAACTCGCCGCCCGGGTGCGGATGGAGCCCGTCCGCCAACTGCTGCGCATGGAGCGCCCGCTCGCACCCGCGGGCCAGGCCCCGGCCGAGGCGGAGGGCTACGAGATCGTCACCTACGATCCCGCCGACCGCGAGGCGATCGTCGCCCTCAACGCGGCAGCCTTCTCGCACCACCCGGAACAGGGAAGGCTCACCGTCGCCGAGTTCGAGGACCTGACGAGGCAGGACTGGTTCGACCCGGCCGGCCTGTTCGTGGCGCGCCGCGACGGCGAGGTCGCAGGCTTCCACTGGACGAAGCAGCACGGCGACGGTCTCGGTGAGGTCTATGTCATCGCCGTCGCCCCGGAGCACGAGGGACGGGGCCTCGGCCGCGTCCTGTTGCAGCGCGGCCTCGACCATCTCGCGGGCAGCGGGGACGAGCGCGTCCAGCTCTACGTGGAAGCGGACCAGGAGCGTGTGGTACGCATGTACGAGCGCGCCGGCTTCACCGTCGGCCAGGTCGACACCAGTTACCGCAGAAAGGGATGA
- a CDS encoding NUDIX hydrolase has product MSKSIKIRAAGAVVLRGEGDDREVLAVHRQRYDDWSLPKGKGKVDELAPHTAIREVLEETGYCVRLGLRLPSMRYQVSKGPKKVEYWRAEIVEEVGFEPSNEVDRVRWMPIHKAMRKLTYTDERRVLSAALLKPTTTPLVLVRHGKAMLRKDWSGRDQERRLTARGRRQAAVLSQLLGAYGVDSLVSSSSTRCVETLRPYALERDLQIVTEDVLTEEEGTVRPKDVRRFTSRLLDSIEVPTAVCGHRPVLPSMFEGLGLDPRPMVVGEAIVVHRDAAGERVAVEVHKPTA; this is encoded by the coding sequence ATGAGCAAGAGCATCAAGATCCGCGCCGCCGGGGCCGTCGTCCTCCGCGGCGAGGGTGACGACCGTGAGGTCCTCGCCGTACACCGGCAGCGCTACGACGACTGGTCGCTCCCGAAGGGCAAGGGGAAGGTCGACGAGCTCGCGCCACACACCGCGATCCGCGAGGTGCTCGAGGAGACCGGCTACTGCGTGCGGCTCGGGCTGCGGCTGCCTTCGATGCGCTACCAGGTGTCGAAGGGCCCGAAGAAGGTCGAGTACTGGCGCGCCGAGATCGTCGAGGAGGTCGGCTTCGAGCCGAGCAACGAGGTCGACCGGGTCCGCTGGATGCCGATCCACAAGGCCATGCGCAAGCTCACCTACACCGACGAACGGCGGGTGCTCTCGGCCGCCCTGCTGAAGCCGACCACCACCCCGCTCGTACTCGTGCGCCACGGTAAGGCGATGCTGCGCAAGGACTGGAGCGGCAGGGACCAGGAGCGACGCCTAACGGCGCGCGGTCGCCGTCAGGCCGCGGTGCTCAGCCAGTTGCTCGGCGCGTACGGCGTCGACTCGCTGGTGTCGTCGTCGTCCACCCGTTGCGTGGAGACGCTGCGGCCGTACGCCCTCGAGCGGGACCTGCAGATCGTCACCGAGGACGTGCTCACCGAGGAGGAGGGCACCGTCCGGCCGAAGGACGTGCGGCGCTTCACGTCGAGGCTGCTCGACTCCATCGAGGTGCCGACCGCCGTGTGCGGGCACCGGCCGGTGCTGCCTTCGATGTTCGAGGGCCTCGGTCTCGATCCCCGCCCCATGGTCGTCGGGGAGGCGATCGTGGTGCACCGTGACGCCGCAGGTGAGCGGGTGGCCGTCGAAGTTCACAAGCCGACGGCGTGA
- the pstS gene encoding phosphate ABC transporter substrate-binding protein PstS, with amino-acid sequence MKIRLTAALGITAALLLSACATNEGTPPATNGNDGSTSSSGSAPASTLEGTLSGKGASSAKVAQETWIAAFQTANPGVTVNYSPDGSGAGREAFMGGGADFAGSDRALKTDENVAGAFKGCKPESLAIDVPVYISPIAVIFNVEGVTDLNLTPEVLAKIFHGEIKNWNDPAIAALNPDATFPDQAITAVHRSDESGTTENFTDYLSVAAEGVWTEEPSGDWPLQGGEAAKGTSGVVAAVTGGKGTIGYADASQAGEAGIAKVGPEGRFEAPTEEAAAAAVENSPLEEGREANDIAIKLDRKAEGYPIVLVSYGIACAEYADSAKAELVKGYLGYIASEEGQNAAAESAGSAPLSDALREKVLAAIDTIK; translated from the coding sequence ATGAAGATTCGTCTCACCGCCGCGCTCGGCATCACCGCCGCTCTGCTGCTGTCCGCCTGCGCCACCAACGAGGGCACCCCTCCTGCCACCAACGGCAACGACGGTTCGACGTCGTCCTCCGGCTCGGCCCCGGCCTCGACGCTGGAGGGCACGCTCTCCGGCAAGGGAGCCTCGTCGGCGAAGGTCGCCCAGGAGACCTGGATCGCCGCCTTCCAGACCGCGAACCCGGGCGTGACCGTCAACTACTCCCCCGACGGCTCCGGCGCCGGGCGTGAGGCCTTCATGGGCGGCGGCGCCGACTTCGCCGGCTCCGACCGCGCTCTGAAGACCGACGAGAACGTGGCTGGCGCCTTCAAGGGCTGCAAGCCCGAGTCGCTCGCGATCGACGTTCCGGTCTACATCTCCCCCATCGCCGTCATCTTCAACGTCGAGGGCGTCACCGACCTCAACCTGACCCCCGAGGTGCTCGCCAAGATCTTCCACGGCGAGATCAAGAACTGGAACGACCCGGCCATCGCCGCGCTCAACCCGGACGCCACCTTCCCGGATCAGGCGATCACCGCCGTGCACCGCTCCGACGAGTCGGGCACCACCGAGAACTTCACCGACTACCTGAGCGTCGCCGCCGAGGGCGTGTGGACCGAGGAGCCGTCGGGCGACTGGCCGCTGCAGGGTGGCGAGGCCGCGAAGGGCACCTCCGGTGTCGTCGCTGCGGTCACCGGCGGCAAGGGCACGATCGGCTACGCCGACGCCTCCCAGGCAGGCGAGGCCGGCATCGCGAAGGTCGGCCCCGAGGGCAGGTTCGAGGCTCCGACCGAGGAGGCCGCCGCGGCCGCCGTCGAGAACTCCCCGCTGGAGGAGGGCCGCGAGGCCAACGACATCGCGATCAAGCTCGACCGCAAGGCCGAGGGTTACCCGATCGTCCTGGTGTCGTACGGCATCGCCTGCGCGGAGTACGCTGACAGCGCCAAGGCTGAGCTCGTGAAGGGCTACCTCGGCTACATCGCGTCTGAGGAGGGCCAGAATGCCGCCGCCGAGTCGGCCGGTTCGGCGCCTCTCTCCGACGCACTGCGCGAGAAGGTTCTGGCCGCGATCGACACGATCAAGTGA
- the pstC gene encoding phosphate ABC transporter permease subunit PstC, whose amino-acid sequence MSTDTTEPSRQDEQAAPASLLRSAKRFGDSLFRSITTASGGLILLILLAVAFFLVALSVPALTEPPEDLPYGPFWSWVLPYALGTIWAAALAMLFAVPVAIGVALFITHYAPRRLAQGLGYIIDLLAAVPSVVFGLWGINVLAPMVQPIYTWLNANLGGVPVFSIFFGGQVSGTGRTILTAAIVLAVMVLPIITAVTREVFLQTPRLHEEASLALGATRWEMIRQAVLPFGMPGIVSACMLGLGRALGETMAVAMVLSPGDGFHLKLLTSSNPNSIAANIALKFPEAYGLGVNQLIASGLVLFVITLVVNMAARAIIASRAEFSGAN is encoded by the coding sequence ATGTCCACCGACACCACGGAGCCGAGCAGGCAGGATGAGCAGGCGGCGCCCGCCTCCCTTCTGCGCAGCGCCAAGCGCTTCGGCGACTCCCTCTTCCGCTCCATCACGACGGCGTCGGGCGGCCTGATCCTCCTCATCCTCCTCGCGGTGGCCTTCTTCCTGGTCGCCCTGTCGGTGCCGGCTCTCACCGAGCCGCCCGAGGATCTGCCCTACGGGCCGTTCTGGTCGTGGGTGCTCCCCTACGCGCTCGGCACGATCTGGGCCGCGGCGCTCGCGATGCTGTTCGCGGTACCGGTGGCGATCGGCGTCGCACTGTTCATCACCCACTACGCGCCCCGCCGTCTCGCGCAGGGGCTCGGCTACATCATCGACCTGCTCGCCGCCGTCCCGTCGGTCGTGTTCGGCCTGTGGGGCATCAACGTCCTCGCCCCGATGGTGCAGCCGATCTACACCTGGCTCAACGCCAACCTCGGCGGGGTCCCGGTGTTCAGCATCTTCTTCGGCGGCCAGGTCTCCGGCACCGGACGCACCATCCTCACCGCGGCCATCGTGCTCGCGGTGATGGTGCTTCCGATCATCACCGCCGTCACCCGCGAGGTGTTCCTGCAGACGCCGAGGCTCCACGAGGAGGCCTCCCTCGCGCTCGGCGCCACCCGCTGGGAGATGATCCGCCAGGCGGTGCTGCCCTTCGGCATGCCGGGCATCGTGTCGGCCTGCATGCTCGGCCTCGGCCGCGCGCTCGGCGAGACGATGGCGGTGGCCATGGTGCTCTCCCCAGGTGACGGCTTCCACCTGAAGCTGCTCACCTCGTCGAACCCGAACTCGATCGCCGCGAACATCGCGCTGAAGTTCCCCGAGGCCTACGGGCTCGGCGTGAACCAGCTGATCGCCTCCGGCCTGGTCCTGTTCGTGATCACCCTCGTCGTCAACATGGCCGCCCGGGCGATCATCGCCAGCCGCGCCGAGTTCTCTGGAGCGAACTGA
- the pstB gene encoding phosphate ABC transporter ATP-binding protein PstB produces MSKRIEIRDLNIFYSKFQAVRGVNMVIEPRSVTAFIGSSGCGKSTVLRSLNRMHEVIPGAYCQGEVLLDGVNLYDPAVDPVRVRRQVGMVFQRPNPFPTMSIKENVLAGARLNNSRISRSEADDIVERSLRGANLWKEVQDRLDRPGSGLSGGQQQRLCIARAIAVSPDVLLMDEPCSALDPISTLAIEDLIKELKETYTVVIVTHNMQQAARVSDQTAFFNLKAHGQPGELIEIGSTEKIFHNPDQKATEDYITGRFG; encoded by the coding sequence ATGTCCAAGCGCATCGAGATCAGGGATCTCAACATCTTCTACAGCAAGTTCCAGGCCGTGCGTGGCGTCAACATGGTCATCGAGCCGCGTTCGGTCACCGCGTTCATCGGGTCGTCCGGCTGCGGCAAGTCGACCGTGCTGCGTTCGCTCAACCGCATGCACGAGGTCATCCCTGGCGCGTACTGCCAGGGCGAGGTGCTGCTCGACGGCGTCAACCTGTACGACCCCGCCGTCGACCCGGTGCGCGTGCGCCGTCAGGTCGGCATGGTGTTCCAGCGGCCCAACCCGTTCCCGACGATGAGCATCAAGGAGAATGTGCTGGCAGGCGCGCGGCTGAACAACTCGCGCATCTCGCGCTCCGAGGCCGACGACATCGTCGAGCGGTCGCTGCGCGGCGCAAACCTGTGGAAGGAGGTCCAGGACCGTCTGGACCGCCCCGGGTCGGGCCTGTCGGGCGGTCAGCAGCAGCGACTGTGCATTGCCCGAGCGATCGCGGTCTCCCCCGACGTGCTGCTGATGGACGAGCCGTGCTCCGCGCTCGACCCGATCTCGACGCTCGCCATCGAGGACCTGATCAAGGAACTCAAGGAGACCTACACCGTCGTGATCGTGACCCACAATATGCAGCAGGCGGCGCGTGTGTCGGACCAGACGGCGTTCTTCAACCTGAAGGCCCACGGGCAGCCGGGTGAACTGATCGAGATCGGCTCGACGGAGAAGATCTTCCACAACCCTGACCAGAAGGCCACTGAGGACTACATCACGGGTCGCTTCGGCTGA
- the pstA gene encoding phosphate ABC transporter permease PstA codes for MPGTATAAPKTRNVLTSAQLPKYTTLALLVTALAVSFGILAVLGAASWLSGIALGAALFYVTSYALSAAVEGTRKAKDRLARNVVTGFFILALFPLVSLVWGTVSKGLARFDGEFLSYSMRNIVGEGGGAVHAIWGTLIITGLATLISVPIGVLTAIFLVEYTNNPAFRALGRTIRFFVDVMTGIPSIVAGLFAYTMFSLFLGPGTNNGLSGAVALSVLMIPTVVRSTEEMLRLVPNELREASYALGVPKWRTIGKVVLPTSIAGIVTGVVLGIARVIGETAPLLVTAGITASMNLNPLADPMATLPVFVYYEYTTPGAVAAPYIERAWAGALTLIIIVMGLNLIGRLIAWRFAPKAGR; via the coding sequence ATGCCCGGAACCGCCACCGCCGCGCCGAAGACGCGCAACGTCCTCACCTCTGCCCAGCTGCCGAAGTACACGACGCTCGCCCTGCTCGTCACCGCGCTCGCCGTCTCCTTCGGCATCCTCGCCGTCCTCGGAGCGGCCTCCTGGCTCTCGGGTATCGCGCTCGGCGCCGCGCTCTTCTACGTGACGAGCTACGCCCTGTCCGCCGCCGTCGAGGGCACCCGCAAGGCGAAGGACCGGCTGGCCCGCAACGTCGTGACCGGCTTCTTCATCCTCGCGCTCTTCCCGCTGGTCTCGCTGGTGTGGGGCACCGTGTCGAAGGGCCTCGCCCGCTTCGACGGCGAGTTCCTCAGCTACTCGATGCGCAACATCGTCGGCGAGGGTGGCGGCGCCGTCCACGCGATCTGGGGAACGCTGATCATCACCGGCCTTGCCACGCTGATCTCGGTGCCGATCGGTGTGCTGACCGCCATCTTCCTGGTCGAGTACACCAACAACCCCGCCTTCCGGGCGCTCGGCCGCACCATCCGCTTCTTCGTCGACGTGATGACCGGCATCCCCTCCATCGTCGCCGGCCTGTTCGCCTACACCATGTTCTCCCTGTTCCTCGGCCCTGGCACCAACAACGGCCTCTCGGGCGCGGTGGCGCTTTCGGTGCTGATGATCCCCACCGTCGTGCGCTCCACCGAGGAGATGCTGCGCCTCGTCCCGAACGAGTTGCGCGAAGCCTCCTACGCGCTGGGCGTGCCCAAGTGGCGCACGATCGGCAAGGTCGTGCTGCCGACGTCAATCGCGGGCATCGTCACCGGCGTCGTCCTCGGCATCGCCCGAGTGATCGGCGAGACCGCCCCGCTGCTGGTCACGGCCGGCATCACGGCGTCGATGAACCTCAACCCGCTCGCCGACCCCATGGCCACCCTCCCGGTGTTCGTCTACTACGAGTACACGACCCCCGGAGCCGTCGCCGCCCCGTACATCGAACGCGCCTGGGCCGGTGCGCTCACGTTGATCATCATCGTCATGGGACTGAACCTGATCGGGCGGCTCATCGCCTGGAGGTTCGCTCCCAAGGCCGGCCGTTGA